The proteins below come from a single Malus domestica chromosome 03, GDT2T_hap1 genomic window:
- the LOC139194617 gene encoding (S)-8-oxocitronellyl enol synthase-like, producing MCKHLEMPFVFGGTKCCWEETCIDGWDARPVAQRYIWAATNDGLYSYSTDGQSYNAINGPSFTWKEIWTALGEKFGVEVIQESAFSEEFWYSKSLADKQEGWKEIVAEKGLVQTEMENLANWEFLDVLFRCPFKLLGTQNKVDRLRFTVRVFLSPIFTHLVPSLTLTAKGAEIEPIISGVNVVTA from the exons ATGTGTAAGCATTTGGAGATGCCTTTTGTGTTTGGAGGGACAAAATGTTGTTGGGAAGAGACTTGCATCGATGGCTGGGATGCAAGGCCAGTAGCTCAACGGTATATTTGGGCAGCAACCAATGATGGTTTGTACTCATATTCCACCGACGGTCAGTCATACAATGCAATCAATGGGCCAAGTTTTACATGGAAGGAAATCTGGACGGCTCTTGGAGAGAAATTCGGAGTAGAAGTAATACAGGAAAGTGCATTTTCGGAGGAGTTCTGGTATTCGAAATCCTTGGCAGACAAGCAAGAGGGTTGGAAAGAAATTGTAGCAGAGAAAGGACTGGTTCAAACTGAGATGGAAAATTTGGCCAATTGGGAATTCTTGGACGTCTTGTTTCGTTGTCCGTTTAAGCTATTGGGAACCCAAAACAAAGTTGATCGACTACGGTTTACTGTAAG GGTGTTTTTGTCTCCTATTTTTACTCATCTTGTCCCCAGCCTCACTTTAACTGCGAAGGGAGCGGAAATTGAACCTATTATCTCCGGGGTAAATGTGGTAACTGCTTGA
- the LOC103447399 gene encoding (S)-8-oxocitronellyl enol synthase CYC2 gives MAAEETKNPEVGIEHVVAIFGVTGLVGKVLARELVTKPKWKVYGIARKLEIMLPIDQCSSNFHFIQCDLLNPSETKDWLSLLQDVTLVFWLTWPSQCQLDSIECCEQNKTMMSNALDSIVLKAKALQHVSLQTGMKHYVSLQGPFDDEVEARYYNEDCPRVDKGCNFYYVLEDLIKEGWPVI, from the coding sequence ATGGCAGCTGAAGAAACTAAAAATCCAGAGGTTGGGATTGAACATGTAGTAGCGATTTTCGGGGTCACAGGGCTAGTTGGGAAGGTTCTGGCCAGAGAGTTGGTCACAAAACCCAAATGGAAGGTTTACGGCATAGCTCGAAAGCTAGAGATCATGCTACCCATTGATCAATGTTCATCGAACTTCCATTTCATCCAATGTGATCTGCTAAACCCTTCGGAAACCAAAGATTGGCTTTCATTGTTGCAAGATGTTACTCTCGTGTTTTGGCTCACTTGGCCAAGCCAATGCCAGTTGGATAGCATTGAGTGTTGTGAGCAGAATAAGACTATGATGTCGAATGCATTGGATTCCATTGTTCTAAAAGCAAAGGCATTGCAGCATGTTTCTCTCCAGACAGGGATGAAGCATTACGTGTCATTGCAAGGGCCTTTTGATGATGAAGTAGAAGCTCGATACTACAATGAAGATTGCCCGAGAGTGGATAAAGGGTGCAATTTTTACTATGTCCTAGAAGACTTGATTAAGGAAGGCTGGCCGGTAATATAG
- the LOC103407714 gene encoding vacuolar cation/proton exchanger 3-like, with translation MEESQEALNNIENGISNYNKGLGNNKEINGSKTPQNLSASIVRKKSDPILVSNVRFQMLRNIHNNLHEVVLGTKLAVLFPAIPLAILADFYHFGRPWIFALSLLGLTPLAERVSFLTEQIAYFTGPTVGGLLNATCGNATEMIIAFFALRQNKIHVVKYSLLGSILSNLLLVLGTSLLFGGLANLKKEQRYDRKQADVNSLLLLLGLLCHMLPLMFRYASGLGNPFAIDTLQLSRTSSIFMLIAYVAYIFFQLKTHRQLFESQEEDEDEDGEKAVIGFWSAFSWLVGMTIIIALLSEYVVGTIEAASNSWGISVNFISIILLPIVGNAAEHAGSIIFALKNKLDISLGVALGSASQISMFVVPLSVIVAWIMGIQMDLDFSLLETGSLAFTIIITAFALQDGTSHYMKGVILFLCYVVIAACFFVDKIPMNETIVGNLGTVHEPSSGILFA, from the exons ATGGAAGAATCCCAGGAGGCTTTGAACAACATAGAGAATGGGATTAGTAATTATAACAAGGGTTTAGGAAATAATAAGGAGATTAACGGATCAAAGACGCCACAAAACTTGTCAGCTTCGATTGTACGAAAAAAATCCGACCCGATTCTTGTTTCGAATGTTCGATTCCAAATGCTTAGAAATATTCACAACAATTTGCATGAGGTTGTTCTTGGCACCAAGCTTGCAGTGCTCTTCCCAGCCATCCCCCTTGCAATTCTGGCTGACTTCTATCACTTTGGGAGA CCTTGGATTTTTGCTTTGAGTTTGCTCGGACTCACCCCACTTGCTGAACGTGTCAGCTTCCTCACTGA GCAAATTGCTTACTTCACTGGTCCAACAG TTGGAGGACTTCTCAATGCAACATGTGGAAATGCAACAGAGATGATCATAGCATTCTTTGCTCTTCGCCAAAACAAAATACATGTTGTGAAATACTCCCTTTTGGGTTCCATTCTCTCAAACCTCCTCCTTGTTCTTGGGACCTCTCTTCTCTTTGGAGGCTTGGCCAACCTGAAAAAAGAACAAAGATATGACAGA AAGCAGGCTGATGTGAATTCACTACTTTTATTGCTGGGTTTACTATGCCACATGCTGCCACTGATGTTCCGATATGCCTCAGGGTTGGGCAATCCCTTTGCCATCGACACTCTTCAGTTGTCAAGAACAAGCAGCATTTTTATGCTCATAGCATATGTTGCCTATATCTTCTTCCAGTTAAAAACCCACCGGCAATTGTTTGAGTCACAAGAG gaagatgaagatgaagacgGAGAAAAAGCCGTGATAGGGTTTTGGAGTGCATTCAGTTGGCTGGTTGGTATGACAATTATCATAGCTCTCTTGTCTGAGTATGTTGTGGGTACAATCgag GCTGCATCAAATTCTTGGGGAATTTCTGTGAACTTCATCAGCATTATTTTGCTACCAATTGTTGGGAATGCTGCTGAACATGCTGGTTCCATAATTTTTGCTCTCAAGAACAAGTTG GATATATCTTTGGGAGTTGCTTTAGGTTCTGCATCCCAAATTTCTATGTTTGTG GTCCCTTTAAGTGTGATTGTTGCATGGATAATGGGCATCCAAATGGACCTTGATTTCAGTCTCCTTGAAACTGGTTCTCTTGCTTTCACTATAATCATCACAGCCTTCGCATTGCAG GATGGAACTTCACATTATATGAAAGGAGTCATTCTTTTCCTATGCTACGTTGTTATTGCCGCATGCTTTTTTGTTGACAAAATTCCCATGA ATGAGACAATTGTGGGCAATTTGGGAACAGTGCATGAACCATCCTCTGGAATCTTGTTTGCTTGA